The Pseudooceanicola aestuarii genomic sequence TGGGCCGTTCCGAAGCTAGGAACACCCTCAGGAAGACTGGAAATTTGCGGATACCTGGAGGTTGGCCATGTCCAAGCTGGTCACGATTTTCGGCGGATCGGGTTTTGTCGGGCGTTACGTCGCGCGGCGGATGGCCAAGGACGGCTGGCGCGTGCGCGTCGCCGTGCGCCGCCCGAACGAAGCGATGTTCGTGCGGACCTATGGTGTCGTCGGGCAGGTCGAGCCGGTGTTCTGCAATATCCGCGACGATGCCTCGGTCGCGGAGGTTCTGAAGGGTGCGGATGCGGCGGTGAACTGCGTTGGTGTCCTGTCGGAGCGTGGCAAGAACGGGTTCGACGCCGTTCAGGCGGAGGCTCCGGGCCGGATCGCGCGGGCCTGCAAGGATCTGGGGGTGGCGCGTCTGGTGCATGTGTCGGCCATTGGCGCCGACGCCGAGTCGGATAGCGACTATGCCCGCACCAAGGCAGAGGGCGAAGCGGCCCTGCTGGAACATATGCCCGAGGCGATGATCCTGCGCCCCTCCATCATCTTCGGGCCGGAGGACGAATTCTTCAACCGGTTCGCCGGGATGGCGAAGATCACGCCGATCCTGCCGCTGGTGGGGGCCGGGACGACGTTCCAGCCGGTCTACGTGGATGACGTGGCCCAGGCCGCGCAGCTGGGTGCCGAAGGCCGTGCGCCGGGTGGTATCTACGAGTTGGGCGGCCCGGACACCGCGACCTTCCGCGCGTGGATGACCCGGATGCTGGGCGTGGTGCGGCGGCGCAAGCTGCTGCTGGGTCTGCCGTTCTGGGTGGCGCACCTGATGGCGATGGGGCTGGACGCTGTGCAATTCGTCAGCTTCGGGTTGATCCATAACGGAACGCTGACCCGGGATCAGGTGCGCAACCTGGCGCGGGACAACGTGGCGGATGGCAGCCAGCCGGG encodes the following:
- a CDS encoding complex I NDUFA9 subunit family protein, whose product is MSKLVTIFGGSGFVGRYVARRMAKDGWRVRVAVRRPNEAMFVRTYGVVGQVEPVFCNIRDDASVAEVLKGADAAVNCVGVLSERGKNGFDAVQAEAPGRIARACKDLGVARLVHVSAIGADAESDSDYARTKAEGEAALLEHMPEAMILRPSIIFGPEDEFFNRFAGMAKITPILPLVGAGTTFQPVYVDDVAQAAQLGAEGRAPGGIYELGGPDTATFRAWMTRMLGVVRRRKLLLGLPFWVAHLMAMGLDAVQFVSFGLIHNGTLTRDQVRNLARDNVADGSQPGFDALGIAPVAAETVLPDYLWVYRPSGQYSEIKDSARNLRA